The following proteins are co-located in the Sphingomonas donggukensis genome:
- a CDS encoding JAB domain-containing protein has translation MAVALPAPVIVRCIDGVPAARALFADIATAPHEIAGIAYLARDRTLLGLRHIRGGRDRVAVLPRLLAGDALSLDARFVVMAHNHPSGDVSPSPGDLAWTRAIARVLDGIEVRMVDALILAGDRTTSFRALGLL, from the coding sequence ATGGCGGTTGCCCTACCCGCTCCGGTAATCGTCCGCTGCATCGATGGCGTTCCCGCCGCACGCGCCCTGTTCGCGGACATCGCGACCGCCCCGCACGAGATCGCCGGTATCGCCTATCTGGCGCGCGACCGGACGCTGCTCGGGCTGCGCCACATCCGCGGCGGGCGCGACCGGGTGGCGGTGTTGCCGCGGCTGCTGGCGGGCGACGCGCTGTCGCTCGATGCGCGATTCGTGGTGATGGCGCACAACCACCCGAGCGGCGACGTCAGCCCAAGCCCCGGCGACCTGGCATGGACCCGCGCGATCGCGCGCGTGCTCGATGGAATCGAGGTGCGGATGGTCGATGCGCTGATCCTGGCGGGCGACCGCACGACGAGCTTCCGCGCGCTCGGCCTCCTCTGA